In the genome of Hymenobacter taeanensis, one region contains:
- the aspA gene encoding aspartate ammonia-lyase — translation MSILRVEDASHPEQFPMETTQLERASRLEHDFLGERPIPENVYYGIQTLRAMENFDITGIPLKAEPLFVQALAYVKKAAALANRDLGVLDATIADYIAQACDRVIAGELDDQFLTDMIQGGAGTSVNMNANEVIANVALEMMGHSKGDYHFCHPNNHVNCSQSTNDAYPTAFRIALNNKLVGYRRALEQLADAFATKGEEFRNVLKMGRTQLQDAVPMSMGDEFRAFATNLREELLRIDDSRQLIREINMGATAIGTRVNAPSGYAELVTEHLRTLTGLDLVLAGDLIEATYDTGAYVQLSGVLKRTAVKLSKICNDLRLLSSGPRAGLNEINLPPLQPGSSIMPGKVNPVVPEVVNQTAFYVIGADLTVTMAAEAGQLQLNVMEPVISFALFTSISYMTRACHTLREKCVIGITANAQHTEQQVRNSVGIVTQLNPVLGYETSAEVAKEALRTGKSVYDVAVTERQLLTQEKWDEIFTFENLIRPHFIQ, via the coding sequence TTGAGCATTCTTCGCGTAGAAGATGCATCCCACCCTGAACAATTCCCCATGGAAACTACCCAGCTTGAACGAGCTTCGCGGCTTGAACACGACTTTCTAGGCGAGCGGCCCATTCCCGAAAACGTGTATTATGGCATCCAGACGCTGCGCGCCATGGAAAACTTCGATATCACGGGCATTCCACTGAAGGCCGAGCCGCTGTTTGTGCAGGCACTGGCCTACGTGAAGAAAGCCGCCGCTCTGGCTAACCGCGACCTGGGCGTGCTTGACGCAACCATTGCCGACTACATTGCCCAAGCCTGCGACCGGGTGATTGCGGGTGAGCTAGACGATCAGTTTCTAACGGACATGATTCAGGGCGGAGCAGGCACCTCCGTGAACATGAATGCCAACGAGGTTATTGCCAATGTGGCGCTGGAAATGATGGGCCACTCAAAGGGCGACTATCATTTCTGCCATCCCAACAACCACGTCAACTGCTCCCAATCAACCAACGACGCCTATCCAACGGCTTTCCGCATTGCGCTCAACAACAAGCTGGTAGGTTACCGCCGGGCCCTGGAGCAACTAGCCGATGCCTTTGCTACCAAAGGCGAGGAATTCCGGAACGTGCTGAAAATGGGCCGGACACAGCTGCAGGATGCTGTGCCCATGAGCATGGGGGATGAATTTCGGGCTTTTGCCACCAACCTGCGCGAAGAGCTACTTCGTATTGATGACAGCCGCCAGCTGATTCGGGAGATTAACATGGGCGCCACGGCCATTGGCACCCGGGTAAATGCCCCTTCCGGCTACGCCGAGCTGGTTACGGAGCACCTGCGCACCCTCACTGGCCTAGACTTGGTGCTGGCCGGCGACCTGATTGAAGCCACTTACGATACGGGCGCTTACGTGCAGCTCTCCGGGGTGCTCAAGCGCACTGCCGTAAAACTCTCCAAGATCTGCAACGACCTGCGCCTGCTTTCCTCGGGCCCCCGCGCTGGTCTGAATGAGATTAACTTACCGCCCCTGCAGCCTGGGTCCAGCATCATGCCTGGTAAAGTAAACCCCGTAGTGCCGGAAGTGGTAAACCAAACGGCCTTCTACGTAATTGGGGCCGACCTCACTGTGACCATGGCTGCGGAGGCTGGCCAGTTGCAGCTCAACGTAATGGAGCCCGTGATTTCCTTCGCCCTATTCACATCTATCTCCTACATGACGCGCGCCTGCCATACCCTGCGCGAGAAATGCGTAATAGGCATAACGGCTAATGCGCAACACACTGAGCAGCAAGTGCGCAACAGCGTGGGAATTGTGACGCAGCTTAACCCCGTGCTAGGCTACGAAACCTCCGCCGAAGTTGCCAAAGAAGCCCTCCGGACCGGCAAATCAGTGTACGATGTAGCTGTGACGGAGCGCCAATTGCTCACGCAGGAGAAATGGGATGAGATTTTCACCTTCGAAAACCTGATTCGGCCTCACTTCATTCAGTAA
- a CDS encoding S8 family peptidase, with the protein MARFLLCSLLFWVTLGLLAQPGTAQVPGAPTPVGSGTTLEPGRLIFRLKPAYAAQARANGVAVTALQTALAGVGATSVQQKFPQAQEVASKRPGAVDLSLLYQVEFDRRLAPEKACQQLLLSGAVEYAEPRYSRQPLYLPNDPLADSTTASGQYYLKNIRAYRAWDVTQGDTSMVIGIIDGGTRYTHEDLASQIQYNRLDPIDGIDNDHDGYIDNYRGWDFADNDNDATREANSVHGILVAGCAAGAVNNGKGIAGVGFKCRFMPLKIYPSTPAGSFGGFEAIVYAADHGCQVINLSWGGEGGRSQFEQDIINYAAINHDVVIVAAAGNTNDDLDFYPASYNNVISVASLLPSDEKGTNATYSRRVDLSAPGLQILTTFGNNDSDYIAVGGSSFAAPLVAGAAALVRVRFPQFNAAQVAAQLRQTADNIYQLPGNTAYAGKLGAGRLNVLRAVALTDRHSARIMSSTITPARAAFLPGDALQLTAEVQNLLLPVTNLRITVTSLSPYLAVQQGTFTAGALATLQRATNSATPFRLDVAGTVPLNTSAVLRYHLEDAATGYQEDQYTTVLLNPDYVVLDANNLRLTLTSRGKLGYVTLNNSIGEGVRYKGGAPLLYEGGLLVATSPTRVSNNLRNNWPKADQSFYSLARATLRDQTVRADQEAYAVFRDSLPGDTRSRTVGVQVRQVAYAWAADPHRDYVILEYHLTNLTPDTLRPLHAGLFMDWDLAPDATRNTAGWDSTRALAYVYAPASPNLFVGVKHLVGGKPSVYSITDAPTAPVYLGNGFTTAEKFLSLSSGTRNATAGFPLGADVAQVTGAAIPRLAPHDSVVVAFAVLAAPSLAQLQTTAEAAQSRYSLLLPVRAPLAKAGIQLYPNPSNGRVQLVLPSSLGSARVQVISALGQVVLSQSVTSGASTLLNLTQQAAGIYVVQVATAAGVFSQRLAVQQ; encoded by the coding sequence ATGGCTAGATTTTTACTCTGTTCCTTACTTTTCTGGGTAACTCTAGGCCTCCTGGCTCAGCCCGGTACGGCTCAGGTGCCGGGTGCCCCCACGCCCGTAGGGTCCGGCACGACGCTAGAGCCCGGCCGACTGATATTCCGGCTCAAGCCGGCTTACGCAGCCCAGGCCCGCGCAAACGGCGTGGCTGTAACTGCCCTGCAAACGGCTCTTGCCGGGGTAGGAGCCACTTCTGTGCAGCAAAAGTTTCCGCAGGCGCAGGAGGTAGCTTCTAAGCGGCCCGGTGCCGTTGACCTAAGCCTACTCTACCAAGTGGAGTTTGACCGCCGCCTGGCTCCTGAAAAGGCCTGCCAGCAGCTGTTGCTCAGTGGCGCCGTAGAGTATGCAGAGCCCCGCTACAGCCGCCAGCCACTATACCTCCCCAACGATCCCCTGGCCGATTCTACTACTGCCAGCGGCCAGTACTACCTTAAGAATATCAGGGCTTACAGGGCCTGGGATGTTACCCAGGGAGATACCAGCATGGTTATCGGGATTATCGACGGCGGCACCCGCTACACGCACGAAGACCTGGCGAGCCAGATTCAGTATAACCGCCTCGACCCTATTGACGGAATTGACAACGACCACGACGGGTACATTGACAACTACCGGGGCTGGGATTTTGCCGACAATGACAATGATGCCACCCGCGAAGCCAATAGCGTGCACGGCATTCTGGTTGCGGGGTGTGCCGCCGGAGCCGTTAATAACGGTAAGGGCATTGCCGGAGTAGGCTTCAAATGCCGTTTCATGCCCCTGAAGATATACCCCAGCACTCCTGCAGGCAGCTTTGGTGGCTTTGAGGCCATTGTGTACGCCGCTGATCATGGGTGTCAAGTCATTAACCTTTCGTGGGGCGGCGAAGGAGGCCGCTCGCAGTTTGAGCAGGATATCATCAACTACGCGGCCATCAACCATGATGTAGTAATTGTGGCTGCCGCAGGTAACACCAACGATGATCTGGACTTCTACCCTGCCAGCTACAACAACGTTATCTCGGTGGCCTCCTTACTGCCCTCCGATGAAAAAGGCACCAATGCCACCTATAGTCGGCGCGTAGACCTCTCTGCCCCTGGCCTCCAGATTCTGACTACCTTCGGCAACAACGATTCTGACTATATCGCCGTGGGTGGCTCTTCATTCGCGGCGCCTCTGGTTGCCGGGGCGGCGGCGTTGGTGCGGGTACGGTTTCCGCAGTTTAACGCGGCACAAGTAGCCGCGCAGCTGCGCCAGACCGCCGATAACATCTACCAACTGCCAGGCAACACCGCGTATGCTGGCAAACTGGGTGCGGGCAGGTTAAACGTGCTGCGGGCCGTAGCTCTCACCGATCGGCACTCCGCCCGCATTATGAGCAGCACCATCACCCCGGCCCGAGCCGCATTCTTACCCGGTGATGCCCTACAACTTACCGCGGAGGTGCAAAACCTGCTTTTGCCGGTAACCAACTTACGCATTACGGTCACTTCGCTCTCGCCTTACCTTGCAGTGCAGCAAGGTACATTTACAGCGGGCGCCCTGGCTACGTTACAGCGGGCTACCAACAGTGCCACTCCGTTTCGGCTGGATGTGGCCGGCACGGTTCCACTGAATACCTCGGCGGTGCTGCGCTATCATTTGGAGGATGCCGCCACCGGCTACCAGGAAGACCAGTATACCACGGTGCTGCTGAACCCCGATTATGTGGTGCTGGATGCTAATAACCTGCGCCTCACTTTAACCAGCCGGGGCAAGCTAGGCTACGTAACCCTCAACAACAGCATTGGGGAAGGTGTACGCTACAAAGGCGGGGCACCGCTACTATATGAAGGGGGCCTACTGGTAGCCACCTCGCCTACCCGCGTTTCCAACAATCTGCGTAACAATTGGCCTAAAGCAGACCAGAGCTTCTACTCCCTGGCGCGCGCCACCTTGCGCGACCAGACCGTGCGCGCCGATCAGGAGGCCTATGCGGTGTTCCGCGACTCCTTGCCCGGCGATACCCGCAGCCGCACGGTGGGCGTACAGGTAAGGCAGGTGGCCTACGCCTGGGCAGCTGATCCGCACCGCGACTACGTAATTCTGGAGTATCACCTCACCAACCTTACTCCCGACACCCTCCGCCCCTTGCACGCGGGCCTGTTCATGGATTGGGATCTGGCGCCGGATGCTACGCGCAACACCGCCGGCTGGGACTCTACCCGAGCCTTGGCTTACGTGTATGCGCCCGCTTCTCCGAACCTATTTGTGGGGGTTAAGCACCTGGTGGGTGGGAAGCCCAGCGTATACTCTATCACCGATGCCCCCACGGCCCCAGTGTATTTGGGCAATGGGTTTACTACTGCCGAGAAATTCCTGAGCCTGAGCAGTGGTACTCGCAATGCCACCGCTGGCTTCCCGTTGGGTGCCGATGTAGCGCAGGTTACGGGAGCTGCCATACCCCGCTTAGCCCCCCACGACTCAGTAGTGGTAGCGTTTGCGGTACTGGCGGCCCCCTCACTGGCCCAGCTACAGACTACTGCCGAGGCGGCCCAGTCACGGTACTCCCTGCTCCTGCCAGTACGGGCGCCCCTGGCCAAAGCGGGCATCCAGCTATACCCCAACCCCAGCAACGGGCGGGTGCAGCTGGTGCTGCCAAGTAGCCTGGGCTCGGCTAGGGTGCAGGTAATTTCTGCGCTAGGCCAGGTTGTGCTGAGCCAAAGCGTAACGTCCGGCGCTTCTACCCTGCTCAACCTAACCCAACAGGCCGCTGGCATATATGTGGTGCAGGTTGCCACAGCGGCGGGCGTATTTAGCCAGCGCTTGGCCGTGCAGCAGTAA
- a CDS encoding LytR/AlgR family response regulator transcription factor, producing MNVLLVDDSRLARAELRHLLQAFPDVQIVGEARHAAEARTQLRQLQPDLLFLDIHMPGETGFELLATLDQAPHVIFTTAYDEYALRAFEVNALDYLLKPVQEMRLAAALEKARTKLAVQAVPELVGPGPTDEPAPTPLTAQDQVFVKDGERCWFVRLADIKLFEINGSYTQIYFDQHRPLIPRTLQHLEARLDPKVFFRANRQQIINLKWIAGIEPWFSNTLKIQLRDGPEVEVSRQQSVRFRELMSL from the coding sequence ATGAACGTTTTACTGGTGGATGACTCCCGCCTGGCGCGCGCTGAACTGCGCCACTTACTACAGGCTTTTCCGGACGTGCAGATTGTAGGGGAAGCGCGTCATGCGGCTGAAGCGCGCACCCAGTTGCGGCAGCTCCAGCCCGATTTGCTGTTTCTTGATATTCATATGCCCGGCGAAACGGGGTTTGAGCTGCTGGCTACGCTTGATCAGGCTCCGCACGTCATTTTTACCACGGCCTATGATGAGTACGCCCTAAGAGCCTTTGAGGTAAATGCCCTGGATTATTTGCTTAAGCCAGTGCAGGAAATGCGGCTAGCTGCGGCGCTAGAGAAGGCCCGTACCAAGTTGGCCGTTCAGGCCGTACCGGAGCTGGTGGGCCCGGGCCCCACCGATGAGCCGGCCCCCACCCCGCTTACTGCCCAGGATCAGGTGTTTGTGAAGGATGGGGAGCGATGCTGGTTTGTGCGGCTGGCCGATATCAAGCTGTTTGAAATCAACGGGAGCTACACCCAAATCTACTTCGACCAGCACCGCCCCCTTATTCCGCGCACCCTGCAGCACCTGGAGGCCCGCCTCGACCCAAAGGTTTTTTTTCGGGCTAATCGACAGCAAATCATTAATCTGAAGTGGATTGCGGGCATTGAACCTTGGTTCAGCAACACGCTTAAGATTCAGCTACGCGATGGGCCGGAGGTGGAAGTTTCGCGTCAGCAGTCGGTGCGGTTTCGGGAGCTTATGAGCCTGTAA
- a CDS encoding sensor histidine kinase yields the protein MFSYAAVPPPTRLYWRCQLIGWSLYFVICLVAFAFMGAASADMVKITLAIAATMLAITHWLRYHLRANKWEQLPPLPLLGRLLVAHALLSLLSQVIIGALIIVLIKPAPDGNPHGWAQFFGYAINVNILLWLWAGFYFGWHYLTRYKQAEVDKWKLATSVQEAEMRTLKAQINPHFMFNGLNNIRALVMEDPGRARDMITHLSDLLRYSIQLNSAEQVPLGRELEIVEHYLQLEALQLEERLTYSLDVDPAALPVQIPPMTLQLLVENAIKHGISPRPEGGFIRLRAQLAPAAHNLHIEVRSTGQYQPQPGHEGVGLRNARERLALLYGASAALRITNDPAQPEVVVAELQLPFIAAPVPSLATSY from the coding sequence ATGTTTTCCTACGCCGCCGTTCCTCCTCCTACCCGCTTATATTGGCGCTGCCAACTAATTGGCTGGAGTTTGTACTTCGTCATCTGCCTGGTAGCCTTTGCCTTCATGGGTGCGGCCTCCGCCGACATGGTAAAGATTACCCTGGCTATTGCGGCTACCATGCTGGCCATTACGCACTGGCTCCGCTACCACCTGCGAGCCAATAAGTGGGAGCAGTTGCCGCCCCTGCCGCTGTTGGGGCGCCTGCTGGTTGCTCACGCCTTGTTATCATTACTCAGCCAGGTAATTATCGGGGCGCTGATTATAGTACTGATTAAACCGGCCCCCGATGGGAATCCGCATGGCTGGGCGCAGTTTTTCGGGTATGCCATCAACGTAAATATTCTGTTGTGGCTGTGGGCTGGGTTTTACTTCGGCTGGCACTACCTCACGCGCTACAAACAAGCAGAGGTAGATAAGTGGAAGCTGGCCACGTCGGTGCAGGAAGCTGAAATGCGCACCCTCAAGGCCCAGATCAACCCGCACTTCATGTTCAATGGGCTCAACAACATTAGGGCCCTGGTGATGGAAGACCCCGGCCGGGCCCGCGACATGATAACCCACCTCTCCGACCTGTTGCGCTATTCCATTCAGCTAAACAGCGCTGAGCAGGTGCCTCTGGGCCGGGAACTGGAAATTGTAGAGCACTACCTGCAACTGGAGGCGCTGCAGTTGGAAGAGCGCCTGACCTACTCCCTCGACGTTGACCCCGCGGCCCTACCAGTCCAGATTCCGCCCATGACGCTGCAGCTGCTGGTGGAAAATGCCATCAAGCATGGTATTTCTCCGCGGCCCGAGGGGGGCTTCATCCGGCTGCGGGCGCAACTGGCGCCTGCGGCTCACAACCTGCACATTGAAGTACGGAGCACGGGGCAGTACCAGCCCCAACCCGGTCACGAGGGAGTGGGCCTGCGTAATGCCCGCGAGCGGCTGGCCCTATTATATGGGGCCAGTGCTGCGCTGCGCATCACCAACGACCCTGCCCAACCGGAGGTAGTAGTGGCGGAGCTGCAGCTGCCCTTCATTGCGGCACCGGTTCCCTCCCTCGCAACTAGCTATTAA
- a CDS encoding DUF7010 family protein — MLLQKDFMALRLELSVKAKNGLDFIVAASVVWAAIAFIWMLPHSPAHKAFITFLVGAATMPLAWLFSRVLRTTWRLPHNPLQPLGLWLNVAQLFYFPFLMFIYSKYPSSFIMTYGIITGAHFFPYAWFYCARPYAAMAGVIPVGCLVLGLRLAVAQLYMIPVFMVCSLLVLSGLLIISYRHNRQAYASLAVPAH; from the coding sequence ATGCTTCTGCAAAAAGACTTCATGGCCCTGCGGCTTGAGCTGTCGGTGAAGGCTAAGAATGGGCTTGATTTCATAGTGGCCGCAAGCGTGGTCTGGGCCGCAATTGCCTTCATCTGGATGTTGCCGCACTCACCCGCGCACAAAGCCTTTATTACCTTCTTGGTAGGGGCCGCTACAATGCCCCTGGCCTGGCTTTTCTCCAGAGTGTTGCGCACCACCTGGCGCCTCCCGCACAATCCGCTCCAGCCCTTAGGCCTATGGCTGAATGTTGCGCAGCTGTTTTATTTCCCCTTTCTTATGTTCATTTATAGCAAGTACCCCTCCTCCTTTATCATGACCTACGGCATAATCACGGGGGCCCATTTCTTTCCGTATGCCTGGTTTTACTGTGCCCGCCCCTATGCGGCTATGGCGGGCGTAATTCCGGTGGGCTGCCTGGTGCTGGGCCTGCGGTTGGCCGTAGCGCAGCTGTATATGATTCCGGTTTTTATGGTTTGCTCTTTATTGGTGCTGAGCGGATTATTAATCATTTCTTACCGCCACAACAGACAGGCCTACGCTAGCCTAGCGGTGCCGGCCCATTAG
- a CDS encoding alpha/beta fold hydrolase, translating into MNLTASLRSCCAAILLLSATTTAALATSPALATSAPTDTPAAHPAFTVQVVGKGQPMLLIPGLTCPGAVWEATVAHYQKQYQCHVVSLAGFGGTPALPNTQQFLQQVRDQLLAYIKTQKLNRPVVVGHSLGGFMGLWLSATQPEAVGPLVIVDSLPFLAAIQNPSLTVEQAKPMAENMRQQMSQGKMSAAMARQTSASMMTDTARISQATRWSLASDPATVAQAYYDLMTTDLRQDVTRIQQPVLVLGAWAAYKAYGSTKEGTKAVFEQQYAKLPQHRVEMSEAGKHFLMWDDTQWFFAQTDAFLKQNSVAKK; encoded by the coding sequence ATGAACCTGACTGCCTCTCTCCGCTCCTGCTGTGCCGCCATTTTGCTCCTGAGTGCTACCACTACGGCGGCCTTGGCTACTTCACCAGCATTGGCAACATCTGCCCCAACCGATACCCCGGCCGCGCATCCTGCTTTCACGGTGCAGGTGGTGGGTAAGGGCCAGCCCATGTTGTTGATTCCGGGCCTTACGTGCCCTGGTGCCGTGTGGGAGGCAACCGTAGCCCACTACCAGAAGCAGTACCAGTGCCACGTGGTGTCGTTGGCGGGGTTTGGGGGCACACCTGCCCTGCCTAACACGCAGCAGTTCCTGCAGCAGGTCCGCGACCAGCTGCTGGCCTACATCAAAACCCAGAAACTGAACCGCCCCGTGGTGGTAGGCCACAGCCTGGGCGGTTTCATGGGCCTGTGGCTGAGCGCCACCCAGCCCGAAGCCGTAGGCCCCTTGGTTATTGTAGACTCGCTGCCCTTCCTGGCCGCCATTCAAAACCCTTCGCTTACGGTTGAGCAGGCCAAGCCCATGGCCGAAAACATGCGCCAGCAGATGAGCCAGGGCAAGATGTCGGCGGCTATGGCTCGCCAGACCTCGGCCTCCATGATGACCGATACCGCCCGCATTTCTCAGGCCACCCGCTGGTCGTTGGCTTCTGACCCCGCCACCGTAGCCCAGGCCTACTACGACCTAATGACCACCGATCTTCGCCAGGATGTAACCCGCATTCAGCAGCCCGTACTGGTGCTGGGCGCCTGGGCCGCCTACAAGGCATATGGCTCTACCAAAGAGGGCACCAAGGCCGTGTTTGAGCAGCAGTACGCCAAGCTACCCCAGCACCGCGTTGAAATGTCGGAGGCAGGCAAGCATTTTCTGATGTGGGATGATACGCAGTGGTTTTTTGCCCAAACCGATGCCTTCCTGAAGCAGAACAGTGTAGCCAAGAAGTAG
- a CDS encoding alginate lyase family protein: MSYTTLLAGLSQLGLALVLTAVSGCQKPEAATPATSATGSANSTITTFRHPGVLNSKASLDLVASQANASDATRLAGYNKVIEYMNQYPVPTSFPAVVYVVGSGGSPTEDQIRRDAVLAYACALRWVKTGNATYAGQAKQILNGYAYNFQRYSTSPKPDGSPTEFRQTYLEASWVAPNFVAAAEIIRYYQVNGTTGAGWSATDIAKFNDFLNNLKNNYVNNVPGSISDINNWQVSCAYAKMALGVWFNSTTVYDNGYNYLLEVMPQVFYSDGAVKEQRDRDCVHPQYTLTGLTYAAEIARIQGNNTIYEYNGQQIKNGWNRFEDAVAGNYTRNCSGSQIFPGIETAYNYYGTAKLASLRDRQDPYGTPGDKTFVGFTSFTHRSIGR; encoded by the coding sequence ATGTCGTACACCACTCTGCTTGCTGGTCTTTCCCAGCTGGGCCTCGCCCTCGTACTTACTGCGGTTTCTGGCTGTCAGAAGCCCGAGGCCGCTACTCCGGCCACTAGTGCTACGGGCAGCGCCAACTCTACTATCACCACGTTTCGGCACCCTGGCGTGCTCAACAGCAAAGCCAGCCTTGATTTGGTGGCTTCGCAAGCCAATGCCAGCGATGCCACCCGCCTGGCCGGCTACAATAAAGTGATTGAGTACATGAATCAATACCCGGTGCCTACCTCCTTCCCGGCGGTAGTGTACGTGGTGGGCAGCGGCGGCAGCCCCACCGAAGACCAGATCCGGCGGGATGCGGTGCTGGCCTACGCCTGTGCTTTGCGATGGGTGAAAACCGGCAACGCCACCTATGCGGGGCAGGCCAAGCAAATCCTCAATGGCTACGCCTACAACTTTCAGCGCTACTCCACCTCTCCTAAGCCCGACGGCAGCCCCACGGAGTTTCGGCAAACGTACCTGGAGGCCTCCTGGGTGGCGCCCAACTTTGTGGCGGCGGCTGAAATTATTCGTTACTACCAGGTAAATGGCACCACGGGCGCGGGGTGGTCGGCCACGGATATTGCCAAGTTCAACGACTTCCTTAACAACCTCAAAAACAACTACGTTAATAACGTACCAGGCTCCATCAGTGACATCAACAACTGGCAGGTGTCGTGCGCGTACGCTAAAATGGCCCTGGGCGTGTGGTTCAACAGCACCACCGTTTACGACAACGGATATAATTACCTCCTGGAAGTGATGCCCCAGGTGTTCTACTCCGATGGAGCGGTAAAAGAGCAGCGCGACCGGGACTGCGTGCACCCTCAGTACACCCTGACGGGCCTAACCTACGCCGCCGAAATTGCCCGCATTCAGGGCAACAACACCATTTATGAGTACAACGGCCAACAGATTAAGAATGGATGGAATCGGTTTGAGGACGCTGTAGCCGGCAATTACACCCGCAACTGTAGCGGCAGCCAGATTTTCCCCGGCATTGAAACGGCCTACAACTATTATGGCACGGCCAAGCTAGCCTCGCTGCGCGACCGGCAGGACCCCTATGGGACGCCCGGTGACAAAACCTTCGTGGGCTTCACCTCCTTCACGCACCGCAGCATCGGCCGCTAG
- a CDS encoding glycoside hydrolase family 88 protein yields MMKLHTLGLGLLSLLAAPALGQSALTKKTLKLAETQAALLLEQVPLAVQQKAVAPGKLPPVSPRSLTPTGELAVVPSKDWTSGFFPGYLWLLSEATGQPKWQTAARTYTANIEREKLDVTSHDVGFKVYCSFGSGYRLTHDPTYREVIVQAARTLSTRFNPKVGAIRSWDHHRETWGYPVIIDNMMNLELLFAATRLSGDSSFYKIAVSHATKTLNNHFRPDFSSYHVVDYDTLTGNVVKRTTHQGAANESAWARGQGWALYGFTMCYRETKNKAYLAQAEQVAAFIMNHPNLPKDLVPYWDFNAPGIPKEPRDASAAAIMASALYELSTYSPASAALYRRTANKIMDSLSKHYTAKPGGSRGFLLLHSTGHKPANSEIDVPIIYADYYFMEALLRRRSLDTGKQLSLR; encoded by the coding sequence ATGATGAAACTTCATACGCTTGGCCTCGGCCTTCTGTCTCTGCTCGCGGCTCCGGCCCTAGGCCAGTCGGCGCTTACAAAGAAGACGCTTAAGCTGGCCGAAACTCAGGCGGCCCTACTGCTGGAGCAGGTGCCCCTGGCAGTGCAGCAGAAGGCTGTGGCTCCGGGTAAGCTTCCTCCGGTTTCACCCCGTTCGCTCACCCCTACGGGGGAACTGGCAGTAGTACCTTCCAAGGACTGGACCAGCGGCTTTTTCCCCGGCTACTTATGGTTGCTTTCGGAGGCGACGGGCCAGCCCAAATGGCAAACCGCCGCCAGAACCTATACGGCCAACATTGAGCGGGAGAAGCTCGACGTTACCAGTCACGACGTGGGCTTTAAGGTGTACTGCAGCTTCGGCAGCGGCTACCGGCTCACACATGACCCGACTTACCGCGAGGTAATTGTGCAGGCGGCACGCACGCTCAGCACACGCTTTAACCCCAAGGTAGGTGCCATCCGCTCCTGGGACCACCACCGCGAAACCTGGGGCTACCCGGTCATCATCGACAACATGATGAACCTGGAACTGCTGTTTGCGGCCACTCGCCTGTCCGGTGATTCCTCGTTTTACAAGATTGCCGTCAGCCACGCCACCAAAACCCTCAACAACCACTTCCGCCCCGATTTTAGCTCCTACCACGTAGTAGATTACGACACGCTGACGGGCAACGTGGTGAAGCGCACTACTCATCAGGGTGCTGCCAATGAGTCGGCGTGGGCGCGGGGGCAGGGCTGGGCGCTGTACGGCTTCACTATGTGCTACCGCGAAACCAAGAACAAAGCCTACTTAGCCCAGGCCGAGCAGGTGGCTGCATTCATCATGAATCACCCTAACCTGCCCAAAGACCTGGTACCGTACTGGGACTTCAATGCTCCCGGCATTCCCAAAGAGCCCCGCGATGCTTCTGCTGCCGCCATTATGGCCTCGGCACTGTATGAGTTGAGCACCTATAGCCCTGCTAGCGCAGCTCTGTACCGCCGTACGGCCAATAAAATCATGGACAGCCTAAGCAAGCACTATACTGCCAAGCCCGGTGGTAGCCGTGGCTTCCTGCTCCTGCACAGCACCGGTCACAAACCCGCCAACAGCGAAATCGACGTGCCTATCATCTACGCCGACTACTATTTTATGGAAGCGCTGCTGCGCCGCCGCAGCCTGGATACCGGCAAGCAACTATCGTTGCGCTAG